Proteins co-encoded in one Arachis hypogaea cultivar Tifrunner chromosome 11, arahy.Tifrunner.gnm2.J5K5, whole genome shotgun sequence genomic window:
- the LOC112720859 gene encoding uncharacterized protein: MGCSGNSFGSSVIKMELWSIWKGLAWAWEAGLKLVVCETDCASAFELVTSWQVSLWHLEKEVIQQIFDLKLRRDWDIRFELIPREANVVADRLAKMGSGGSGADEVHLWHQPPEVVCPLLLLRT, encoded by the coding sequence ATGGGATGCTCAGGAAATTCCTTTGGATCTAGTGTCATCAAGATGGAGTTGTGGAGTATATGGAAAGGTTTGGCTTGGGCTTGGGAGGCGGGTCTTAAGCTTGTTGTCTGTGAGACAGATTGCGCATCAGCTTTTGAGCTAGTGACTAGTTGGCAAGTTTCACTCTGGCATCTTGAAAAAGAAGTGATACAACAGATATTTGACTTGAAGTTAAGAAGGGATTGGGATATTCGTTTTGAACTTATCCCAAGAGAAGCTAATGTCGTGGCAGATCGGTTGGCAAAGATGGGATCTGGAGGTAGCGGAGCTGATGAGGTTCACCTTTGGCACCAGCCACCAGAGgtggtttgtcctctcttgctGTTAAGAacctga